The following nucleotide sequence is from Mytilus edulis chromosome 13, xbMytEdul2.2, whole genome shotgun sequence.
ATATACCCTAGTATCAATCAAAATCAAAACTCCGACCACATGAACATATGGCATTCCATTATTTGGCAAATATAACATTAGAAGTCTTAAACATGAATAACATACTCCTCTCAAAACTTGCACATTccatttaagaattaaatttaaaaatgtaatactTCACATTCCAAGATGGAGGGAGATATTCGAGCCACCTTTGAatccaattagaaaaaaaaagaagatatttacaTCCAACTTTATGCAGAAATGAACAAATGTTAACAACAGACAACACTTACACTAAAGCATAGGTAAACAAGAAtttgtccacagtacacggatgccccacccgcacttttattttctttgttcagtagACCCAAAAATCTAATtcggcattgaaattagaaagagcacatcataaggaacatgtatactaagttttaaattgatcggacttcaacttcataaacaactaccttgaccaaaaactttaacctgaagcgggacagacgaacgaaggAACGAACAGACGcggacgacgacggaatgtaggatcgctatgtctcgctttttcgactaaagtcagAGGCTCGACAATAATAAATGGAGAGAAAATGTAAatggcaaaaatgttcagtataCTAAGATGTGGAAACAAGTCAAAATCCTGAAACTGAAATTGCAGGTAAGCGATATCAGGCACTCGTGAGCCTCTTGTTAAAGATGTCAAGTTCCCATGTATTATAGATAGAAAACAGAGACTTTAGAAAAATAGTGGTCAAAATGTCTACAAATTGTCCCTGATGTTTTGAAGAGAAATATCCGTTACagacatttccattctcaattttattgtcttaCAGCAAACAAACATCACCCAGATTTCGTAATAAGTTTTGGATGAACTTGAATATAGaatataaattttgaagaaaaaaaaaggtccACCTTACCTCATATTGTGTAGAATTGGTAAAACAAGGTACATTGAAAAAGAGAAAGTCAATTAAACATGACATAATCAAACGTTATCATTCAGTGAAGTACAAAAAATACAACTGTCCAGTTCTTAACTTGTGTTATTCTTTATAGAGCACGAATATCCGAAAGATCCTTGACTAGTTTAACGCTGTTGATAAACATATacctaataaaaaataaaagattaaaaactAAGAGAATCGAATAAACTCAAAAAGGAGCAATACCGATTTCGTTGAAATAAAAGTACCACCTGCCATGTAAATTCACACTCAGTCAAAACGACATCGACATAATAGCACATTTAcaaacgatttatgacttttgaacaacggtatactaacTATGTTGCCCTTTTTTGTACAGATCAGATCATATTTCTGGTCATGGTAATTAGGAATaggacacaattttttatagaTTCAGGATTTTATATATAAACAGCAAAAACTAATCGTATCACATATATATCATCTCCGTCAACTTAAGTTAATATGACTGTTAAACTCCAATTAGTTTCAACATCTGAAATCCATATTGATGTTCCTACTTATCAACATAATAGGTTTAATGTTTATTCCTTTGTTGGATTGGACATTTTCAATATACACAAGTCTGACCACGAAATAAAGACATTGCGTACTGCTGCTTTGATCTTTGAATCTGTATTAGAAAATCTAACAAACCCTATATATGTCATCATATCTGAGGATTTTATGAAGTTTTTGGTATCAAAAGTTAAGAAGAATATTTACATTGTCCAGATGTTAACACCAACGTTCTTGTTTTATCTGTcgacctttatatatattttgtataacgATGCTGATTGAATCTACAAGTATGTCTGTTGAAACAACTCTTTATTTCTcctaattttcaattaaaaaaaaaagaaatctacaACATCAGGCTCTATTGAagggtaaaaaaaaacaccttgtAAATGCAATGGAAATTAAAACAAGCAAAGTCATGACAAACACTAAAATGCGAACAACATTAACAAACACTAAACATTTTCTCTGACACGTTTAGTTGTGGAAAATACGATAACACATATTACTTTTATTGATATATGAGATCTTTGCAAGACTTACATATTCGTCAGATAGTAtttatcttaccttgacctcTTCTTTGATCATTTAACAATGTTAAGTTTAAGTGATAATGTACGTTTCTCAGATAATATATTTAGTAGGTGTCctttttaaaatgtatgaaaCCCCAATGACccaaaaactgagggtgatctcaggtgctctggaagggtaagcagatcctgctccacatatggcaccaaTATTGTTGCTCATGTCATTACAAACAcggcaaatatttcaattatgtaggtcatattcgtgaaaagggaacggtaTAGCAGCtatgacataaggaacatatccgatatcatctacgAAACGGAtgtttcataacggtcaaccagctCGTGATGACGTCGGTAAAATTAACGAAGGAATGAATTCCACTTCACCAGTTGGAATCTTGTTTAATAGACCTTTTGAGTAGGAAGGAGCTCATGATAAGACATTCAAGCCCGGGAATATCAAATCAATTGGGAGACATATACTCCGTATGGAGGCggtgctggaatgttgctacatagaaatagaaagttcacaattgagaagaggaattcatctcttttgtcgtaaagttttgttttcaaccgactcttAATGTCAatatctagatgtaagtcaagatatagttcgctgggatagatgcgttcaacttAGTCACCAAAATTTGagttatttagtgagagaacatcatctatatatagcggaaaataaagttaaagtatattcttttttcttcataaaaagttGCTGTCAGACAGTCCaaaaatgaataaagaaacaagtcagcaaaaAGATGGGCGCAATTTTTTCCTATGGGAATGCCAATAGTTTGTAGTAaaacgtcctccaaacgtaacaaatttGTCAATAAAAGATCGCAACTTGTCTGTACTCGAAGGTTGTTTTTAATAATGAATTTAAACTCTTTAATTAATTTTTGaactattttcaaaatatgatatGCGAAAATCCACAATAATAAGTGATAAGAATCtgattttaataataaatttcGCCTTTTTTACCAGTTTTACAACGGTATTATCAGAGCACATCAAGGCATATCGACACCTTTGCAATTTATATTTGATTGAAAAGTTTTTGTGAAAAGTAATATATTATACGTAGCGTTGTCGTTTTTTCTTTAATGAATTCTTGTTTCTCGATGTGTTATTTTGAGGTAGCGTAAATTACTTTAAATCCATGTTCAAATggcaaaagaaaaacaaaccacATAATGTATAATATCAGTTTAACATATAAAACAGCTTAACAATAAACCTGATTTCACTAAGTTAAACAAAATATCACTGTCCTCTCGTTCTCTAACTGTCCTCTCAACTCTTTTAACTAACATCTCAATTCCTCCTTGATCTCTCTGACCCCTTATATACTTAATTACAAGCCGTACCACGACGGTTCCAAATATGGGGTACTGAGCGGTTCTAAAGATACCGAGCGGAACCCGACGGTTCCAAAGATGGGGTACAGGGCGGTTCTAATTAAGATACCGATAAATTGGACACcgttcaaataattttttttattgaaatgtaattttacgagaatgtattaaaaagaaagacattttacataattataaattaaactgTCAAAATTAAATTCGctaccatatacatgatatatacaggTAGACAGGTTTTACCTTTTAAAACATAAGTAAATAATATGTTCCTATGACTTTTGATGTCTTTTAACTGCCATGTACAAATGAACAAACGAAAACAACAAGTCTCCAAACTTCGCTTGGTGACTTAGGAAACTACCTATTGGAGAGTAATTATAACACATCTACCTATTTTTAGATAATAGATCACCATTTGGAAACCCGAATTTATCTTTCAAAAAGAATAAAGTATGATTCTATGTTACGACCGACAATGATATTTTGACGATATTTGACATTCTATTTAGTTcaaaagttcaaatatttatttttaagttatacgtttttcatgtttttctcaTATCTTGTTTCTGTTCAGCAgctatttataaattattaaataacaCGTCATGCATTGTTGATCGGAAGTATGATACGCCATATTGTAATAATAACAGTTAGATACGTGTagataatatcatgaatatggctCAAGTTCCAGCGGGAAAGTGTGGGTTTTGCAACAATGCAGTAGCAGCTTTATTCTGTGAAGATTGTCATCAGATTTTGTGTGTTGAATGTCGACAGAATGTACATGATAAAGTTCCAAGTTTTCAGAGTCACAAGGTGGCAAATATTCAAAAGGAAGGAAATCGTGTTTTCAGACCCCAACCTGTTTGTGAAACTCATAAGAATCAATTTCTTTATTATTGCAGTAAATGTGAATGTCTCACATGTGCAGAATGTATGACAGGTAACCACAATGAACATAAAACTGAAAAGATTAAAACTATTGCAGATACATGTCGACAAACTGTTATCCATTATATGGAAACGATTGAAACGAAAGTTGAATTAGTCAAGAAGAAACTTGAAACCATTGATACGGAACATTCTGTCCAAATAAAGTCCGACTGCGAGTCTTATGTTTCAAAAGTAACGATAACTTCAGGTGAATTACACGAGATCATTGATCGGTTTAAACAAATACACATGACAACTGCATGTGACTTTAAAGACATTGAAAACCAAAATTTACTTAATAAAAGGGTGTTCTTCCAACGACGCCATGATGAATCAGCGGATAGTTTATTGAAGTTTGAAAATCTTTTGCAAGAAACGAATGACTGCATTTTTCTCACAGACTTTAAAGCTCTTCAAACAGATTTCAAAATCAATGATGAAGAGACTGATGATCCACTAGCTTGCCCACGTCAACTCGCAATTTTCCATCCGAGTAGTTTTGGAAGATCAGTCATTGaagaaattgatgaaaaattccAAATGAGGCAagtaatgaaaaaagtaaaataggaAAATACTGAACcctaaggaaatttctgaacgtcctttatcaaatggctaAATTCAAAGTTCAagcacattaaacgaatggaaaactaTTGTCATATTCCTATTTTTAAGaccaataaaattaatttgttccCATGTTCACATTATCACACCAGTTTGTCTCTGTATACGTTTagatttaaaatagttcttcGTTGTCATcctgtttttgtattttgtaaacatttcagCCAATAATTgcctattcaaaattaaaagaaaactcgGAGGTTTTGGTGTATACAATTACAAACGCATTTACACTCACTAGGTTTTGGTGATCGTCTGGTGGAAAATTGTAACAAATCACgaaaatatattatacatgtatcacagTTATCTAGAATTAAATTGTATACTTTTTGTCAACAAATAAACTGCCAGCCACATGAGCCACGCACCTTGTTACTTTACACTTTGTAAAAACAGTTACTTTACAAAcaacgcctcttttggggagtggGGAGTTATTGGACAATCATGGATGTTATGTTTATCTTCTGGTTTCCTTACATGATCTCTATGTGTCATCTCATACAACTTTATAAATTCTAATAAAAATGTCAGAATAAGCGAAGATATTGTAACGGACACAACAAATAACGGCAACGGTAGTTTATATACTCCTGTTCAAAAGTAAAAAATCGATAAAGAGTTAGCAAATCCGGACaacaaattaaaactaaaaatgATGCACCATAGCGGAGAGTTTGCCTTTTATTTTTGTCCGTCTGTCCATAATATATACATTTCGAAATTGGTTGCCGTTCTCTCTTAtttgcatcaaccaaatgttgtgaaactaatacacaatgcttattgccACCTACAaaggtcaagtttgaatttttgtgttGTCATCTTATCGTTCAAGAGTCCCTTTACAAATAGACAAAGTCGAAATGTTTGGTTTAGGTTCTATAATTAAATTATTTCGTTtccgtttgcctcaaccaaatgcgaTAAAGCTAATCAACAATTCTTAATACCACAAAAACagttcaagtttgaattttggttgcGCCACTTTTAACTTTCTAGACTTGTGTGCTCCTACACAAATGGATTTCTTTTTATTGTAGATTaaaggaaaaagaaaatacagtaaatgaattacaaatagaaaatacCAAACTAAAGGCTGAAATACAATTAAAAGAAGATGAAAATGAGAAATTGGCAAAGTAAGTTATAGTACAAATGTAGATAGCATCCAATAAACTCTTGTTCAATGACAAAAAAGTGTAGTAACTTGTGTATTAGACATGTTCACCATAACAAATGCATAAGCCGATGCCGAAACCGAAACCGATACCGATACCGATACCGATACCGAAACCGAAAAATATTTGTGAGGTAAATGGTAAATGTTTATAACTCTTTTACTCCATTATGATATTGTTTGACATTTGAATGGACTAGATAGAGTATTAATTCAATTCATCATTTCATAtgcatctaaaaaaaaaatccatccgTTATTACATATGTAACATTCTCAAAAGCATGTCCGATCCTCCAAAACGTTTCCATTACGCCTTAAAGTGTCCGTCTAATCATTAATCGCCCAAACGTGTCTGATTTTATCTCCCCAAAAGTGTTCAGTAATTGTTATTCTCTAAAacgttttcagaaaaaaatatgcgtatttaaaaaaaaaatactgaaaacattgctatttatttgttttgtatagttc
It contains:
- the LOC139500472 gene encoding E3 ubiquitin-protein ligase TRIM50-like, which encodes MAQVPAGKCGFCNNAVAALFCEDCHQILCVECRQNVHDKVPSFQSHKVANIQKEGNRVFRPQPVCETHKNQFLYYCSKCECLTCAECMTGNHNEHKTEKIKTIADTCRQTVIHYMETIETKVELVKKKLETIDTEHSVQIKSDCESYVSKVTITSGELHEIIDRFKQIHMTTACDFKDIENQNLLNKRVFFQRRHDESADSLLKFENLLQETNDCIFLTDFKALQTDFKINDEETDDPLACPRQLAIFHPSSFGRSVIEEIDEKFQMRQVMKKVK